From Pseudomonas sp. FP2335, the proteins below share one genomic window:
- the hemC gene encoding hydroxymethylbilane synthase, with translation MSSREIRIATRKSALALWQAEYVKARLEQAHPGLTVSLVPMVSRGDKLLDSPLSKIGGKGLFVKELETALLDNEADIAVHSMKDVPMDFPEGLGLFCICEREDPRDAFVSNTYASLDELPQGSIVGTSSLRRQAQLLTRRPDLQIRFLRGNVNTRLAKLDAGEYDAIILAAAGLIRLGFEDRITSAISVEDSLPAGGQGAVGIECRTADTEIHALLKPLDHHDTEVRVTAERALNKHLNGGCQVPIACYAVLEGENLWLRGLVGDPDGGTLLTAEVRGPQGDAAALGIQVANALLDQGAGAILQKVYGEAGPQ, from the coding sequence ATGTCCTCTCGCGAAATCCGCATCGCCACCCGTAAAAGTGCCCTTGCCCTGTGGCAGGCCGAATACGTCAAAGCACGCCTCGAGCAGGCCCATCCCGGCCTCACGGTGTCCCTGGTGCCCATGGTCAGTCGCGGCGACAAGCTGCTCGACTCGCCGCTGTCGAAGATCGGCGGCAAGGGCCTGTTCGTCAAGGAACTGGAAACTGCGTTGCTGGACAACGAAGCCGACATCGCCGTGCATTCGATGAAAGATGTGCCCATGGACTTCCCTGAAGGCCTGGGCCTTTTTTGTATCTGCGAGCGCGAAGATCCGCGCGATGCCTTCGTCTCCAATACCTACGCGTCCCTGGATGAGTTGCCCCAGGGCAGCATCGTCGGCACCTCCAGCCTACGGCGTCAGGCGCAGCTGTTGACCCGTCGCCCGGACCTGCAGATCCGCTTCCTGCGCGGCAACGTCAACACGCGCCTGGCCAAGCTGGATGCCGGTGAATATGACGCGATTATCCTGGCGGCAGCCGGTCTGATTCGCTTGGGCTTCGAAGACCGCATCACGTCGGCCATCAGCGTCGAAGACAGCTTGCCGGCCGGTGGCCAGGGCGCCGTGGGTATCGAATGCCGCACCGCTGACACTGAAATCCACGCACTGCTCAAGCCTCTTGATCACCACGACACTGAGGTGCGCGTTACCGCCGAACGTGCCCTGAACAAACACCTTAATGGGGGCTGCCAGGTGCCCATCGCCTGTTACGCGGTGCTCGAAGGTGAAAACCTGTGGCTGCGCGGCCTGGTCGGCGACCCGGACGGCGGCACCCTGTTGACCGCCGAGGTCCGTGGCCCGCAGGGCGACGCGGCAGCTTTGGGTATTCAGGTGGCCAACGCGCTGCTGGACCAGGGCGCCGGTGCCATCCTGCAAAAAGTCTACGGCGAGGCCGGCCCGCAGTGA
- the argH gene encoding argininosuccinate lyase: protein MSTDKTNQSWGGRFSEPVDAFVARFTASVTFDQRLYRHDIMGSIAHATMLAKVGVLTDAERDSIIDGLNTIQGEIEAGTFDWRVDLEDVHMNIEARLTDRIGVTGKKLHTGRSRNDQVATDIRLWIRDEIDLILGEITRLQKGLLEQAERESATIMPGFTHLQTAQPVTFGHHLLAWFEMLSRDYERLVDCRKRANRMPLGSAALAGTTYPIDRAYTAQLLGFDAVGGNSLDGVSDRDFAIEFCAAASIAMMHLSRFSEELVLWTSAQFQFIDLPDRFCTGSSIMPQKKNPDVPELVRGKSGRVFGALMGLLTLMKGQPLAYNKDNQEDKEPLFDAADTLRDSLRAFADMIPAIKPKHAIMREAALRGFSTATDLADYLVRRGLPFRDCHEIVGHAVKYGVDTGKDLAEMSLEELRQFSDQIEQDVFAVLTLEGSVNARDHIGGTAPAQVKAAVARGQALLASR, encoded by the coding sequence ATGAGCACCGACAAGACCAACCAGTCCTGGGGCGGCCGCTTCAGTGAACCCGTCGACGCCTTCGTCGCCCGCTTCACCGCCTCCGTCACCTTCGACCAGCGCCTGTACCGCCACGACATCATGGGCTCGATCGCCCACGCCACGATGCTGGCCAAGGTCGGCGTGCTGACCGACGCCGAGCGCGACAGCATCATCGATGGCCTGAACACCATCCAGGGTGAGATCGAAGCCGGCACGTTCGACTGGCGCGTCGACCTGGAAGACGTGCACATGAATATCGAGGCCCGCCTCACCGACCGCATCGGTGTGACCGGCAAGAAACTGCACACCGGCCGTAGCCGCAACGACCAGGTCGCCACCGACATCCGCCTGTGGATTCGTGACGAGATTGACTTGATCCTGGGCGAGATCACCCGCCTGCAAAAAGGCCTGCTGGAGCAGGCCGAGCGTGAATCCGCCACCATCATGCCCGGCTTCACCCACCTGCAAACCGCACAGCCCGTGACTTTCGGCCACCACCTGCTGGCCTGGTTCGAAATGCTCAGCCGCGACTACGAGCGTCTGGTGGATTGCCGCAAGCGCGCCAACCGCATGCCGCTGGGCAGCGCCGCACTGGCCGGCACCACCTACCCGATCGACCGCGCCTACACCGCGCAACTGCTGGGCTTCGACGCCGTGGGCGGCAACTCTCTGGACGGCGTGTCCGACCGTGACTTCGCCATCGAATTCTGCGCTGCGGCCAGCATCGCGATGATGCACCTGTCGCGTTTCTCCGAAGAGTTGGTGCTGTGGACCAGCGCGCAATTCCAGTTCATCGACCTGCCGGACCGCTTCTGCACCGGCAGTTCGATCATGCCGCAAAAGAAAAACCCCGACGTGCCAGAGCTGGTGCGTGGCAAAAGCGGCCGCGTATTCGGCGCACTGATGGGCCTGCTGACCCTGATGAAAGGCCAGCCATTGGCCTACAACAAGGACAACCAGGAAGACAAGGAACCGCTGTTCGACGCCGCCGACACCCTGCGCGACTCGCTGCGCGCGTTTGCCGACATGATCCCGGCGATCAAGCCCAAGCACGCGATCATGCGTGAAGCGGCGCTGCGCGGGTTCTCCACCGCGACCGACCTGGCGGACTACCTGGTACGCCGCGGCCTGCCGTTCCGTGACTGCCACGAAATCGTTGGTCACGCCGTGAAATACGGCGTGGACACCGGCAAGGACCTGGCGGAAATGAGCCTGGAAGAACTGCGCCAGTTCAGTGACCAGATCGAGCAGGATGTGTTTGCCGTGCTGACCCTGGAAGGTTCGGTGAATGCGCGTGACCATATTGGCGGGACCGCACCGGCGCAGGTGAAGGCCGCCGTTGCACGTGGCCAGGCATTGCTCGCCAGCCGCTAG
- a CDS encoding TIGR02647 family protein — protein sequence MSYTPELVAELEILVLFPLDSTKEGLKVHQTAAPTAIAAAKRLHAKGLIDQPDGGYLTSLGRDAAEQAQTLLTILTTASTKEAA from the coding sequence ATGTCGTATACCCCTGAGTTGGTTGCCGAACTGGAAATCCTTGTACTCTTCCCATTGGACAGCACCAAGGAAGGTCTGAAAGTCCACCAGACCGCCGCTCCCACTGCTATCGCCGCAGCCAAGCGCCTCCACGCCAAAGGACTTATCGACCAGCCGGACGGAGGCTACCTGACCAGCCTTGGCCGTGACGCTGCAGAGCAGGCCCAAACCCTGCTGACCATCCTGACCACCGCCAGTACCAAAGAAGCCGCCTGA
- a CDS encoding glutathione S-transferase family protein, producing the protein MLKLYGFSVSNYYNMVKLALLEKGLPFEEVPFFSGQTSDVFAVSPRGKVPVLGVKQGFINETSVILEYIEQSQEGPSLLPAEPFQRAQVLALCREIELYIELPARTCYPEAFMGMPVPEAIKEKSRSELLLGFGALGRHGKFAPYVAGESFTIADLYFMYSVNLACAVGEKLFGLDLLAEMPAAKALLEKLHALPNAQKVAADREAAMPAFRAMIAAKK; encoded by the coding sequence ATGCTCAAGCTCTACGGATTCTCGGTCAGCAACTACTACAACATGGTCAAGCTCGCGCTGCTGGAGAAGGGACTGCCGTTCGAAGAGGTGCCCTTTTTTTCCGGGCAGACCTCCGATGTCTTTGCGGTCAGCCCACGTGGCAAGGTGCCAGTCCTCGGCGTCAAGCAGGGGTTTATCAACGAAACCAGCGTGATCCTCGAATACATCGAACAGAGCCAGGAAGGGCCTTCGCTGCTGCCCGCCGAGCCGTTCCAGCGAGCCCAGGTGCTGGCGCTGTGCAGGGAGATCGAGTTGTACATCGAGCTGCCGGCCCGTACTTGTTACCCCGAAGCGTTTATGGGCATGCCGGTGCCGGAGGCGATCAAGGAGAAGTCCAGGTCCGAGTTGCTACTGGGGTTCGGTGCGCTGGGCAGGCACGGCAAGTTTGCGCCGTATGTGGCGGGGGAGAGCTTCACGATTGCCGATCTGTATTTCATGTACAGCGTGAACCTCGCCTGCGCGGTGGGCGAGAAGCTGTTTGGGCTGGATTTGCTGGCTGAGATGCCGGCGGCCAAGGCGTTGCTGGAAAAACTGCATGCACTGCCCAATGCCCAGAAGGTCGCGGCGGACAGGGAAGCGGCGATGCCGGCGTTCAGGGCGATGATTGCTGCCAAGAAATAA
- a CDS encoding uroporphyrinogen-III synthase, which produces MTDWRVLLTRPAEECLALAASLSAAGIFSSSLPLLDIEPLPVTPEQQAVFRDLGRYCAVIVVSKPAARLALQQLDRAWPQLPWFSVGAATAQVLADHGLNVHYPPTGDDSEALLALPALREAIARPGARVLILRGEGGRELLAERLRERGASVDYLELYRRFLPTYAAGALVQRIQLERLNGVVVSSGQGFLHLQALAGVDWPQVAQLPLFVPSPRVCEMARAAGAEKVVDCRGASAAALLVALRAHRAATL; this is translated from the coding sequence GTGACCGATTGGCGTGTGCTGCTGACGCGGCCTGCCGAGGAGTGTCTGGCCTTGGCGGCGTCGTTGTCGGCAGCCGGGATCTTCAGCAGCAGCCTGCCGTTGCTGGACATCGAGCCGCTTCCCGTCACCCCCGAACAACAGGCCGTGTTTCGTGACCTGGGCCGCTATTGCGCGGTGATTGTGGTCAGCAAGCCGGCCGCCCGCCTGGCGTTGCAGCAGTTGGATCGCGCCTGGCCGCAGTTGCCGTGGTTCAGCGTCGGCGCCGCCACGGCCCAGGTATTGGCCGATCATGGCCTCAACGTTCACTATCCCCCAACCGGCGACGACAGCGAGGCCTTGCTAGCACTACCCGCCTTGCGCGAGGCTATCGCACGGCCTGGCGCCCGGGTGTTGATCCTGCGCGGCGAAGGCGGCCGGGAGCTGCTGGCTGAGCGTTTGCGCGAGAGAGGTGCTAGTGTCGACTATCTGGAGTTGTACCGTCGTTTCCTACCGACCTACGCCGCTGGGGCACTGGTGCAACGCATCCAGTTGGAACGCTTGAACGGCGTGGTGGTCAGCAGTGGGCAGGGTTTTTTACACCTGCAAGCCCTGGCCGGTGTCGATTGGCCCCAGGTGGCACAGTTGCCGTTGTTCGTGCCGAGCCCGCGAGTCTGTGAGATGGCGCGGGCTGCCGGCGCAGAAAAAGTTGTGGATTGTCGCGGCGCGAGTGCCGCGGCGTTGTTAGTGGCGTTGCGCGCCCATCGTGCGGCCACTCTCTGA
- a CDS encoding uroporphyrinogen-III C-methyltransferase, which produces MSETALPKDETQPAAAASVESAVTAPRRGNGLAIVALLLGAAGVAAGGWGLWQVRALQAGSQQQLGQVQTLAEQTQGLKQGQQQLAARLAQLPAADELEERRRLVAQLQGDQQRLSQRLETVLGASRQDWRLAEAEHLIRLASLRLSALQDINSAQSLVQGADEILREQSDPGAYAAREQLAKSLAALRSTEQPDRTGLYLQLAALRDQVVQLAAIAPEYQLTEPASQGRPTTDTESRWSQWWEQISRYFRIDFNPDDNIRPLLAGQGLNQVRLALSLALEQAQWAALNGETAVYSRSLGEARSVLQDNFNQDNPQSKAMLARIAELEPKAVSVVTPDLAASLAAVQAYLERRHLSADEAKASAGKPATQE; this is translated from the coding sequence GTGAGCGAAACAGCCTTGCCCAAAGATGAAACCCAACCCGCAGCTGCTGCGTCGGTTGAGTCAGCTGTCACCGCGCCACGCCGTGGCAATGGCCTGGCGATCGTTGCCCTGTTACTCGGTGCGGCCGGTGTTGCCGCTGGCGGCTGGGGGCTCTGGCAGGTCCGTGCCTTGCAAGCCGGCAGCCAGCAACAGCTGGGCCAGGTGCAGACGCTTGCCGAACAGACTCAAGGCCTCAAGCAGGGTCAGCAACAGTTGGCGGCACGCCTGGCCCAGTTGCCGGCTGCGGACGAGCTCGAAGAGCGTCGCCGCCTGGTAGCCCAATTGCAGGGCGATCAACAGCGCCTCAGCCAGCGCCTGGAAACCGTGCTGGGTGCCAGCCGCCAGGATTGGCGCCTGGCGGAAGCCGAGCACCTGATCCGTCTGGCCAGCCTGCGTTTGTCGGCCTTGCAGGACATCAACAGCGCCCAGTCGCTGGTGCAGGGCGCCGACGAAATCCTGCGTGAGCAAAGCGATCCGGGCGCCTACGCCGCCCGTGAACAATTGGCCAAGAGCCTGGCCGCGCTGCGCAGTACCGAGCAGCCGGACCGCACCGGGCTGTACCTGCAACTGGCGGCGCTGCGCGATCAGGTGGTGCAACTGGCCGCGATCGCACCGGAATATCAGCTCACCGAACCTGCGTCCCAAGGGCGCCCGACCACCGATACCGAAAGCCGCTGGAGCCAATGGTGGGAGCAGATCTCGCGCTACTTCCGCATCGACTTCAACCCTGACGACAACATCCGCCCACTCCTGGCCGGCCAGGGTTTGAACCAGGTGCGCCTGGCCCTGAGCCTGGCGCTGGAGCAGGCGCAATGGGCTGCGCTCAACGGCGAGACGGCGGTCTACAGCCGCTCGTTGGGCGAGGCGCGTAGCGTGCTGCAGGACAACTTCAATCAGGACAACCCGCAGAGCAAGGCGATGCTGGCGCGTATCGCCGAGCTTGAGCCCAAGGCCGTGTCGGTGGTGACGCCGGATCTGGCGGCGAGCCTGGCAGCTGTGCAGGCATACCTTGAGCGCCGCCATTTGTCTGCCGACGAAGCCAAGGCGTCGGCGGGTAAGCCGGCCACCCAGGAGTGA
- a CDS encoding heme biosynthesis protein HemY, with protein sequence MKRFYVVLVLAIAIALALAVGISKHTGYVLITYPHVLNYESSLWATLVAVFAIGLAIYLVRLLLSLVTTSGGVVNPWSRRNRSRRVQIAIEQGQMDLAEGRWASAERHLHRAAEAERQPLLYYLGAARAANEQGRYEEADGLLERALERQPQAELAVALSHAQLQMDRGDTEGALVTLQAMHARHPHNAQVLRQLQRLHQQRGDWSSVIRLLPELRKDKVLPATELAELERRAWGENLSLAAQREEQGEAGLQSLERAWQQLTSAQRQEPQLVLAYAEQLRQLGADAKAEELLRGALKRGYDSHLIRLYGLLRGSDPARQLKFAEGWLKDHPGDASLLLTLGRLCLQNSLWGKARDYLESSLQVQRNPEACAELARLLAQLGDTERSNQLFQEGLGLLDNRLLASPLPVPARV encoded by the coding sequence ATGAAGCGTTTCTATGTGGTCCTCGTGCTGGCGATTGCAATCGCCCTGGCACTGGCTGTGGGCATCTCGAAACATACCGGCTACGTGCTGATTACCTATCCCCATGTGCTGAATTACGAGTCGAGCCTGTGGGCGACGCTGGTGGCGGTGTTTGCCATCGGCCTGGCGATCTACCTGGTCCGCCTGTTGTTGAGCCTGGTGACCACCTCCGGCGGCGTGGTCAACCCGTGGTCGCGGCGCAACCGCAGCCGCCGTGTGCAGATCGCGATTGAGCAGGGCCAGATGGACCTCGCCGAAGGCCGCTGGGCCAGCGCCGAGCGTCACCTGCATCGCGCCGCCGAAGCGGAGCGCCAGCCATTGCTCTACTACCTCGGTGCCGCGCGTGCGGCGAACGAGCAGGGTCGTTATGAAGAGGCGGATGGTTTGCTGGAGCGCGCCTTGGAGCGTCAGCCCCAAGCCGAGTTGGCGGTAGCCTTGAGCCATGCGCAATTGCAGATGGATCGCGGCGACACTGAGGGTGCCCTCGTCACCTTGCAGGCCATGCACGCCCGTCATCCCCATAACGCCCAGGTCCTGCGCCAATTGCAGCGCCTGCATCAGCAGCGTGGCGATTGGTCGTCGGTGATTCGCCTGCTGCCCGAGTTGCGCAAGGACAAAGTGTTGCCCGCCACCGAACTGGCCGAACTGGAGCGTCGCGCCTGGGGTGAAAACCTCAGCCTGGCGGCCCAGCGCGAGGAGCAGGGCGAAGCGGGCTTGCAGTCCCTTGAGCGGGCCTGGCAGCAACTGACCTCTGCCCAGCGTCAGGAGCCGCAGTTGGTGCTGGCGTATGCCGAACAGCTGCGCCAACTGGGCGCCGACGCGAAGGCCGAAGAGTTGCTGCGCGGGGCGCTCAAGCGCGGTTATGACAGTCATCTGATCCGACTGTATGGCTTGCTGCGTGGCAGTGATCCGGCGCGGCAACTGAAGTTTGCCGAGGGCTGGCTCAAGGACCATCCGGGCGATGCCAGCCTGCTGCTGACCCTGGGCCGCCTGTGTCTGCAAAACAGCCTGTGGGGCAAGGCACGCGACTATCTGGAAAGCAGCCTGCAGGTGCAGCGCAACCCCGAAGCCTGTGCCGAACTGGCGCGCCTGCTGGCGCAACTGGGCGATACTGAACGCAGTAATCAGCTGTTCCAGGAAGGCCTCGGCCTGCTGGATAACCGCCTGCTTGCTTCACCTTTGCCGGTGCCTGCGCGAGTCTGA
- a CDS encoding disulfide bond formation protein B, translated as MSLAPSRSLFLLAFMAGVLTLGASFYLEYGALLRPCFLCQVQRVFLATFTLINLIAVAHNPRRFAAGLYGLAGMGCALLGAIAAARQVLLQSSTSGVAPECWPSLQDMLEKLSFWQAVHAIFNGTVDCVEINWTLFDLSLPEWSLLFFVAMLILGVMQFAGLLSGQRLSLG; from the coding sequence ATGTCTCTGGCCCCCTCACGTTCCCTGTTTCTCCTGGCGTTCATGGCAGGTGTGCTGACGTTGGGCGCGTCTTTCTACCTGGAATATGGCGCGCTTCTGCGGCCCTGCTTCCTGTGCCAGGTGCAGCGGGTATTTCTCGCCACGTTCACGCTGATCAACTTGATCGCGGTCGCTCATAACCCCAGACGTTTCGCCGCGGGTCTGTACGGGTTGGCGGGCATGGGGTGTGCGTTGCTTGGCGCAATTGCCGCAGCACGCCAGGTATTGCTGCAGAGCAGCACGTCGGGTGTAGCCCCTGAATGTTGGCCAAGCCTGCAGGACATGCTGGAAAAGCTGTCGTTCTGGCAGGCGGTGCACGCGATTTTCAACGGTACCGTCGATTGCGTGGAAATCAACTGGACGCTATTCGATTTGAGCCTCCCCGAGTGGAGCCTGTTGTTCTTTGTCGCGATGCTGATCCTGGGGGTCATGCAGTTTGCGGGGCTGTTGTCCGGCCAGCGATT
- a CDS encoding LytTR family DNA-binding domain-containing protein, with translation MNVLIVEDEPQARERLSRLVSELEGYTVLEPSATTGEEALTLIDSLKPDVVLLDIRLPGLDGLQVAARLSERESPPALVLCAAEAEFSAQTLEVSGVSFLSKPVEAGALLKALKKAERPNRSQLTALTQPAAQSGNGPRSHISARTRKGIELIPLSQVVYFIADHKYVTLRHEGGEVLLDEPLKALEDEFGDRFVRIHRNALVARDRIERLQRTPLGHFQLFLKGLNGDALIVSRRHVAGVRKMMQQL, from the coding sequence ATGAATGTCCTGATCGTTGAAGACGAACCCCAAGCCCGCGAGCGACTGAGCCGTTTGGTCAGTGAACTCGAGGGTTATACAGTCCTTGAACCGAGCGCCACCACGGGCGAAGAAGCGTTGACGCTGATCGACAGCCTCAAGCCGGATGTGGTGTTGCTCGATATTCGCCTGCCGGGCCTTGATGGCCTGCAAGTCGCCGCCCGCCTGAGCGAGCGTGAATCGCCACCGGCGTTGGTGTTGTGCGCGGCCGAAGCGGAATTTTCGGCGCAGACCCTTGAGGTCAGTGGCGTCAGCTTCCTGTCCAAGCCGGTCGAGGCAGGTGCGTTGCTCAAGGCCCTGAAAAAGGCCGAGCGCCCCAACCGCAGCCAGCTCACCGCCTTGACCCAGCCTGCCGCCCAAAGTGGCAACGGGCCGCGCAGCCATATCAGCGCGCGTACCCGCAAGGGCATCGAGCTGATTCCCCTGAGCCAGGTGGTCTACTTTATTGCCGATCACAAATACGTGACCCTGCGCCACGAGGGCGGTGAAGTGCTGCTCGATGAGCCGCTCAAGGCTCTTGAGGATGAGTTCGGCGACCGCTTCGTGCGAATCCACCGCAATGCCCTGGTGGCCCGCGATCGCATTGAACGCCTGCAACGCACGCCACTGGGGCACTTTCAGTTGTTCCTGAAAGGGCTTAATGGCGATGCGTTGATCGTCAGCCGACGCCATGTCGCCGGTGTGCGCAAGATGATGCAGCAGCTTTAG